DNA from Mucilaginibacter mallensis:
GCTGATCCGTTAATGAAATGCAGTTCAAACGTATAAGATACGGATTAAATATCCGCTTTCAAAATCCTTTTTAAGGTTTTAATCGTATCTTTGCAAAATAATACAATTCATTTTCTATCAATACCCAATTACGTGTACATATTAATTTTCTTTTTAGCTCACTGGTTCCTCTCCCTATTTTTTCAGACGTTTTACTTACACAGGTACGCTTCTCATAAAATGTTCACCACAAGTAAATTTACCGAGCGTACATTTCACCTGATGACTTTTATTTTCCAGGGATCATCATTTTTAAACCCGCGTGCATATGCTATTATGCACCGTGAGCACCATGCTTATAGTGATACCGCTAAGGATCCGCATTCACCATATTTCTTTACTGATGTTTTCCAGATGATGTGGAACACCGTGCAAAGTTTCAGGCTATATGAAAAAAGACTAAAAGAACCTGATGCTGAATTTAAAGGCAATTACCCTGAGTGGCATTTGGTTGATTATTATGGTTCAACCATGATATCGCGCATCATATTCGGTTGCTTATACATTACCTTTTATATAGTATTTGCTACCCATTGGTGGATGTTTTTATTATTGCCGATACACTTTATGATGGGCCCAATTCATGGTGCTATTGTAAACTGGTGCGGTCATAAATATGGTTATGCCAATTTTGATAATAACGATAAATCAAAAAACACCACACCGTTTGATTTTTTAATGCTGGGCGAACTGTTCCAGAATAATCACCACAAACGCCCCAACAATGCAAACTTTGCAGCCCGTTGGTTTGAGTTCGACCCGGTTTTCCCGGTAATGAAACTGATGCACTGGGTGCGCATCATCAAACTGCGGCCGGCTACCTTAAATAGTTAACAATTAAAATTTAAAGTGCAGATAGTTCAAAACTATCTGCACTTTTGCATTATATATAAAATTTATACAATGAGTGTTTCCGTATTAGCTAAAAATCTGCGCGGCTCCGAAATCATTAAAATAGCCGGTGAAATAAACGAACTTAAACGACAAGGACAAAACATTGCCAACTTAACCATCGGCGATTTCGATTCGAACATATATCCTATTCCTACCGAGCTAAAGCAAGGCATAGTTGAAGCTTATAACGATAATCAAACCAACTACCCGCCGGCTGATGGTATGCTTAACCTGCGCGAGAGCGTGTCGGCATTCCTGAAAAGCAGGTATGCCTTGGATTATGCCCCTAACCAGATCCTGATCTCAGGCGGTTCAAGGCCATTGATCTATTCTACATTTTTAGCAGTTGTCGATCCCGGTGATACCGTTGTTTTCCCAACACCATCGTGGAATAACAACCATTACAGCGACCTAACCAGCGCCAATGCTATAATGATTGAAACCCGTGCCGAAAACAATTTTATGCCTACGGCAGATGAGATCCGCCCGCATATTAAAGGCGCTGCTTTACTGGCATTGTGCTCACCTTTGAACCCAACGGGCACCATGTTCAACAAAAAGGATTTGGAAGAGATCTGCGACCTGGTAATCGCCGAAAATAAAACACGTGCAGCAGGCGAAAAACCATTATATCTATTATACGATCAGATCTACTCGCAACTAACCTTCGGGGTGCACAAACATTACGACCCGGTTACCTTGCGCCCCGAATTAAAAGATTACACCATATTTATTGATGGCGCATCAAAATGCTTTGCAGCAACAGGCGTGCGTGTAGGCTGGGGCTTCGGTCCGGCAAATGTGATTGATAATATGAAAGCCATTGTTGGCCACATGGGTGCATGGTCGCCAAAGGCGGAGCAGGTGGCTATGGCTAAATTCCTGACCAACGATACTTATGTTAACAATTACCTTACCCAGATAAAAGCAAACATCCAGGCCAGCTTAAACACCCTGCACGAAGGTTTCCAGCAATTAAAAGCTGAAGGCTTCAGTGTTGATTCTATCGAACCAATGGGTGCCATCTACCTAACTATTAAAGTTGATTATGCCGGCAAAACCACACCTGATGGAACCGTGCTAAAAACATCAGCAGATATCAACTTTTACCTGATAAAAGAAGCTAAGGTGGCCTTTGTGCCATTCTCCGCATTCGGCACAGGTGA
Protein-coding regions in this window:
- a CDS encoding pyridoxal phosphate-dependent aminotransferase — encoded protein: MSVSVLAKNLRGSEIIKIAGEINELKRQGQNIANLTIGDFDSNIYPIPTELKQGIVEAYNDNQTNYPPADGMLNLRESVSAFLKSRYALDYAPNQILISGGSRPLIYSTFLAVVDPGDTVVFPTPSWNNNHYSDLTSANAIMIETRAENNFMPTADEIRPHIKGAALLALCSPLNPTGTMFNKKDLEEICDLVIAENKTRAAGEKPLYLLYDQIYSQLTFGVHKHYDPVTLRPELKDYTIFIDGASKCFAATGVRVGWGFGPANVIDNMKAIVGHMGAWSPKAEQVAMAKFLTNDTYVNNYLTQIKANIQASLNTLHEGFQQLKAEGFSVDSIEPMGAIYLTIKVDYAGKTTPDGTVLKTSADINFYLIKEAKVAFVPFSAFGTGEDVNWFRASVGASTLQDIQQMIPRIKEALSKLK
- a CDS encoding acyl-CoA desaturase — protein: MYILIFFLAHWFLSLFFQTFYLHRYASHKMFTTSKFTERTFHLMTFIFQGSSFLNPRAYAIMHREHHAYSDTAKDPHSPYFFTDVFQMMWNTVQSFRLYEKRLKEPDAEFKGNYPEWHLVDYYGSTMISRIIFGCLYITFYIVFATHWWMFLLLPIHFMMGPIHGAIVNWCGHKYGYANFDNNDKSKNTTPFDFLMLGELFQNNHHKRPNNANFAARWFEFDPVFPVMKLMHWVRIIKLRPATLNS